A section of the Oryza sativa Japonica Group chromosome 1, ASM3414082v1 genome encodes:
- the LOC4325534 gene encoding 14-3-3-like protein GF14-G: protein MAPSDDLVYMAKLAEQAERYDEMVEAMNSVAKLDEGLTKEERNLLSVGYKNLIGAKRAAMRIIGSIELKEETKGKESHVRQTAEYRRKVEAEMDKICCDVINIIDKYLIPHSSGAESSVFYYKMKGDYYRYLAEFKTGTEKIEVSELSLNAYETASKTAQTDLTPTDPIRLGLALNISVFYCEIMNSPDKACQLAKNAFDEAVAELPSLSEENYKDSTLIMQLLRDNLALWNSDMADDADDIRERTDTTGAKGDPAA from the exons AGATGGTGGAGGCAATGAATAGTGTGGCAAAGTTAGACGAGGGGCTGACAAAGGAGGAGAGGAACCTCCTCTCAGTTGGCTACAAGAATTTGATTGGTGCAAAGCGTGCGGCAATGCGTATCATTGGATCCATTGAGCTAAAGGAGGAGACAAAGGGCAAGGAGAGTCATGTAAGGCAGACTGCTGAGTATCGTCGCAAGGTGGAGGCTGAGATGGATAAAATCTGCTGTGATGTCATAAACATTATTGACAAGTACCTTATCCCACATTCCTCTGGAGCTGAGAGCTCAGTCTTCTACTACAAAAT GAAGGGAGATTACTACCGGTACCTTGCAGAGTTCAAGACTGGGACTGAGAAGATTGAAGTGTCTGAACTGTCACTCAATGCTTATGAG ACTGCTTCCAAAACTGCGCAGACAGATCTCACTCCAACTGACCCTATCAGACTTGGTTTAGCTCTGAATATATCTGTCTTCTACTGTGAGATCATGAACTCACCTGACAA AGCTTGCCAACTTGCTAAGAACGCCTTTGATGAAGCTGTTGCGGAGCTTCCCTCCCTCAGTGAGGAGAATTACAAAGATAGTACACTGATCATGCAACTTCTGAGGGATAATCTAGCACTGTGGAATTCTGATATGGCTGATGATGCAG ACGATATTAGGGAACGAACAGATACAACTGGTGCTAAAGGTGACCCTGCAGCG TGA
- the LOC4325535 gene encoding polyadenylate-binding protein-interacting protein 9: protein MAAVAGGSRAAPPADSAAVAAVAKEAEYQKGVQKLVDLLSKLNPAAKEFVPSSAAVSSPSRKALSADAPVFDYNSIGGWNGGGKESGADAYQQRRRRNGYLSQGRRRMNERARHADREDSIRRTVYVSDIDHTVTEERLADIFANCGQVVDCRICGDPHSVLRFAFIEFADEEGARTALNLGGTMLGFYPVRVLPSKTAILPVNPKFLPRTEDEKEMVIRTVYCTNIDKKVTQLDVKNFFEELCGEVSRLRLLGDNVHSTRIAFVEFVHAECAIMALNCSGMILGTLPVRVSPSKTPVKPRLNRVASN from the exons atggcggcggtggcggggggaTCGCGCGCGGCTCCACCGGCGGATTCCGCtgccgtggcggcggtggcgaaggaggCGGAATACCAGAAGGGCGTGCAGAAGCTGGTGGACCTGCTGTCCAAGCTGAACCCGGCTGCCAAGGAGTTCGtcccctcgtcggcggcggtctCGTCGCCGTCCAGGAAGGCGCTGTCGGCGGACGCGCCGGTGTTCGACTACAACTCGATCGGAGGCTGGAACGGGGGCGGCAAGGAATCCGGCGCCGACGCCTACCAGCAGCGTcgg aggAGGAATGGATACCTCAGTCAAGGAAGGAGGAGGATGAACGAGAGAGCAAGGCATGCAGACAGGGAAGACAGCATTCGGCGAACTGTTTATGTTTCTGATATTGACCATACT GTGACGGAGGAGAGACTTGCTGATATATTTGCTAACTGTGGGCAA GTCGTTGACTGCAGAATCTGTGGTGATCCACACTCAGTTCTAAGGTTTGCATTCATTGAGTTTGCTGATGAAG AGGGCGCAAGAACTGCACTTAACCTTGGTGGCACAATGCTTGGTTTCTACCCTGTTAGAGTCTTACCTTCAAAGACAGCTATATTGCCTGTGAATCCAAAGTTCCTTCCTAGG ACGGAGGATGAGAAGGAAATGGTCATAAGAACTGTTTATTGTACAAACATAGATAAGAAG GTTACTCAATTAGATGTAAAGAATTTCTTTGAAGAACTTTGTGGTGAG GTCTCTCGTTTGAGACTTCTAGGGGATAATGTACATTCTACAAGGATTGCTTTTGTTGAGTTTGTCCAT GCCGAGTGTGCCATCATGGCTCTGAATTGCAGTGGGATGATTTTGGGTACACTGCCTGTCAG GGTGAGCCCTTCTAAGACACCGGTGAAGCCACGTTTAAATCGAGTGGCGTCGAACTGA
- the LOC4325536 gene encoding uncharacterized protein, whose product MTTQAKEKCPLCTEEMDLTDKQLKPCKCGYEICLWCWHQIMEMDQKEECGGRCPACRSIYNKDRIMGTSISNQILKELCADKSNFQKEQAKSQKQKPVKVQSGVTEESIDPYSVRVIQRRLVYIVGMPSEFASDKVLRQHNFLGQYGKIESIIIDNIGANQQIPDSGRVYVTFSREEEAFRCIEAVNGFILDGRPLKATFGVTRYCHVWLSNKVCRKPICSYVHQKAPPEDICTKDDVAVYCARLQHLLGMDTKGLRSGNTLPPPGDCVSRTTVCNGNSKDKTCSDDYGVLHNHGNKNLGTLPATTLQEEKKRNSTPNNQQGLSASVSQELPPLGPKVHHLNDQLASCGDKPQASVQSANGNLNSKQVTAAGNGTVGTLSAKQYVNVVSQGSSGSGRRFTVLTRQTASSDTRSKATGQVGNASSDSQKLTSANNEHSDRIKISRSDNVKLVSQRPEEPSQMLANHLTGAIDKTHVDTDEKNARSDINEKTVCGIQMQLKESTAAHRSTVLQSLRDNPMSNNLPTLDVKSQISVVPDKPSDSQSASKTQLQPSNHKKTAVCSSDTANASDACGIANNQVLFPGGKHQTSSQGEDHSLYKRDKSQSGDQLSSQHPGNVFSPRLLTSLSSIDITAKENKGIKRHVCPPGFEELHRPSDSDKITSVSSPTSSIMCSGPDTLVQDSCSAKDQPDFISWVSECLEDGGETTQSNRSIPSTLSSTDATWRYMQYPASCFSGASNHFLVSPYPRGLSQHTVGRIENTMNCCCSHPSVSGIANHKPEYWSGSDHSYMSTGGYDVFSQSATLGMIAGMVGTSPQQPSPPVHYNDWTTGSADSDLKSPQVDHTYPMYSLF is encoded by the exons ATGACGACCCAAGCTAAAGAAAAATGCCCACTTTGCACAGAGGAGATGGATTTGACAGATAAACAGCTGAAGCCGTGTAAATGTGGATATGAG ATTTGTCTTTGGTGTTGGCAtcagataatggaaatggatcAGAAGGAAGAATGTGGCGGGAGATGCCCCGCGTGTCGTTCTATCTACAACAAGGACAGGATCATGGGAACAAGCATCAGCAACCAAAT ATTAAAGGAACTTTGTGCTGACaaatcaaactttcaaaaagAACAAGCCAAGTCTCAAAAGCAGAAACCAGTAAAAGTTCAGTCAGGAGTGACAGAAGAATCAATAGACCCATATAGTGTTCGTGTGATTCAACGCAGGCTTGTTTATATTGTTGGGATGCCTTCTGAATTCGCGAGTGACAAG GTGCTGAGGCAGCATAATTTTCTTGGGCAATATGGAAAAATAGAAAGTATTATTATCGACAATATTGGAGCTAACCAACAGATTCCTGACTCTGGCCGTGT ATATGTTACCTTTTCAAGGGAGGAAGAAGCTTTTCGGTGCATTGAGGCAGTTAATGGTTTCATCTTGGATGGTAGACCTCTAAA GGCAACTTTTGGCGTTACAAGATATTGTCATGTATGGCTAAGCAATAAG GTTTGCCGAAAGCCAATCTGTTCGTACGTGCATCAAAAAGCCCCACCAGAAGATATTTGTACGAAGGACGATGTCGCTGTGTACTGTGCAAG GCTTCAGCATTTGTTGGGAATGGATACAAAGGGTCTCCGTTCAGGAAATACTTTGCCCCCTCCTGGTGACTGTGTATCAAGAACTACCGTTTGTAATGGAAACTCCAAAGATAAG ACCTGCAGCGATGATTATGGAGTACTACACAATCACGGTAACAAGAATCTTGGCACGCTGCCAGCTACAactcttcaagaagagaagaaacGTAATAGCACACCTAATAATCAGCAAGGATTGTCTGCCTCCGTGTCTCAGGAATTACCACCGCTTGGACCAAAGGTTCACCATCTCAATGATCAGTTGGCTTCCTGTGGTGATAAGCCCCAAGCATCTGTGCAGTCAGCAAATGGCAATTTGAATTCTAAGCAAGTAACTGCAGCAGGAAATGGAACGGTGGGCACCTTATCAGCAAAACAATATGTTAATGTAGTTTCACAAGGATCAAGTGGTTCAGGTCGCAGATTTACTGTACTTACTAGGCAGACGGCTTCTAGTGATACTCGGTCTAAAGCAACAGGACAAGTCGGTAATGCCTCTTCAGATTCCCAGAAGCTTACTTCGGCAAACAATGAGCACAGTGACAGAATTAAAATTTCTAGGAGTGATAATGTAAAGTTAGTTTCGCAGAGACCAGAGGAACCTTCCCAAATGCTAGCTAATCATTTGACCGGAGCAATTGATAAGACCCACGTTGATACAGATGAAAAGAATGCTCGCTCAGatataaatgaaaaaacagTTTGTGGTATTCAGATGCAGCTTAAAGAAAGCACTGCAGCACACAGATCAACTGTGCTGCAGAGTTTGAGGGACAATCCTATGTCCAATAATCTTCCAACATTGGATGTCAAATCTCAGATATCAGTTGTGCCAGACAAGCCTTCAGATTCACAGTCAGCATCTAAAACTCAATTGCAGCCCtcaaatcataaaaaaactGCTGTTTGTAGTTCAGATACAGCCAATGCAAGTGATGCATGTGGCATCGCTAATAATCAGGTGCTGTTCCCTGGTGGTAAACATCAAACTTCATCACAAGGGGAGGATCACAGCTTGTACAAGAGGGATAAGAGTCAGTCAGGAGATCAACTTTCATCTCAGCATCCTGGGAATGTTTTCTCACCAAGACTACTCACTTCACTGTCATCCATTGATATAACTGCCAAGGAAAATAAAGGAATTAAAAGGCACGTTTGTCCTCCTGGATTTGAGGAGCTTCACAGGCCGTCTGATTCTGACAAGATTACATCAGTAAGCTCCCCAACTTCTTCTATTATGTGCTCTGGACCTGATACCCTGGTACAAGATTCATGCTCTGCTAAAGATCAGCCAGACTTCATTAGCTGGGTTTCAGAGTGCCTAGAAGATGGTGGAGAAACTACACAAAGTAATAGGAGCATACCTTCTACTCTCAGTTCCACAGATGCCACTTGGAGATACATGCAGTATCCTGCCTCCTGTTTTTCTGGTGCATCAAATCACTTTCTAGTATCACCGTACCCTAGAGGATTGTCACAGCACACGGTGGGTCGGATTGAAAATACCATGAATTGCTGCTGTTCCCATCCATCTGTCAGTGGCATAGCAAATCACAAGCCTGAATACTGGAGTGGAAGTGACCATAGCTACATGTCTACTGGGGGATATGATGTATTCAGTCAAAGTGCAACATTAGGCATGATAGCTGGTATGGTAGGCACATCGCCCCAACAACCTTCGCCACCTGTTCATTACAATGACTGGACCACGGGAAGTGCTGATTCAGATTTGAAGAGTCCACAGGTTGATCATACATACCCCATGTACTCGCTGTTCTGA